The following proteins are co-located in the Streptomyces sp. NBC_00435 genome:
- the cobA gene encoding uroporphyrinogen-III C-methyltransferase, with translation MADTPAYPVGLRLAGRRVVVVGGGQVAQRRLPALIAAGADIVLISPSATPSVDAMAETGEIRWERRRYQDGDLDGAWYALVATRDRAANDAASAEAERARIWCVRADDAEAATAWTPATGRVEGVTVAVLSGNDPRRSAAVRDAVVEGLRDGSLTAARPHTPGVSLVGGGPGDPDLITVRGRRLLAEADVVIADRLGPRDLLDELPPHVEVIDAAKIPYGRFMAQEAINDALIEHARAGKAVVRLKGGDPYVFGRGMEELQALAEAGIPCTVVPGISSSISVPGAAGIPVTHRGVAHEFTVVSGHVGPDDPRSLVDWASLAKLTGTLVVLMGVDKIGLIAEALVRNGRPADTAVAVIQEGTTASQRRVDATLATVGETVRAQEVRPPAVIVIGDVVNVHRPAVE, from the coding sequence ATGGCCGACACCCCCGCCTACCCCGTCGGACTCCGCCTCGCGGGCCGCCGCGTCGTCGTCGTCGGCGGCGGCCAGGTCGCCCAGCGCCGCCTGCCCGCGCTGATCGCGGCCGGCGCCGACATCGTCCTGATCTCGCCCTCCGCGACCCCCTCCGTGGACGCCATGGCCGAGACCGGCGAGATCCGCTGGGAGCGCCGCCGCTACCAGGACGGCGACCTCGACGGCGCCTGGTACGCGCTCGTCGCCACCCGTGACAGGGCCGCCAACGACGCCGCCTCCGCCGAGGCCGAGCGTGCGCGGATCTGGTGCGTCCGCGCCGACGACGCCGAAGCCGCCACCGCCTGGACCCCGGCCACCGGCCGCGTGGAGGGCGTCACCGTCGCCGTGCTGAGCGGCAACGACCCCCGGCGCTCCGCCGCCGTCCGCGACGCGGTCGTCGAGGGGCTGCGCGACGGCTCCCTGACGGCCGCCCGCCCCCACACCCCCGGCGTCTCCCTCGTCGGCGGCGGCCCCGGCGACCCGGACCTGATCACGGTCCGCGGCCGCCGACTCCTCGCCGAGGCCGACGTGGTCATCGCCGACCGGCTCGGCCCCCGCGACCTCCTCGACGAGCTCCCGCCGCACGTCGAGGTCATCGACGCCGCGAAGATCCCGTACGGCCGGTTCATGGCCCAGGAGGCCATCAACGACGCCCTCATCGAGCACGCCAGGGCCGGCAAGGCCGTGGTCCGGCTCAAGGGCGGGGACCCGTACGTATTCGGCCGCGGCATGGAGGAGCTCCAGGCCCTCGCCGAGGCCGGTATCCCCTGCACCGTCGTCCCCGGCATCTCCAGCTCCATCTCGGTGCCCGGCGCGGCCGGCATCCCGGTCACGCACCGCGGCGTGGCGCACGAGTTCACCGTGGTCAGCGGCCACGTCGGCCCCGACGACCCGCGCTCCCTCGTGGACTGGGCCTCGCTGGCGAAACTCACCGGCACCCTGGTCGTCCTCATGGGCGTCGACAAGATCGGCCTGATCGCCGAGGCACTGGTCCGCAACGGCCGGCCCGCCGACACCGCGGTCGCCGTCATCCAGGAGGGCACCACCGCCTCCCAGCGCCGGGTGGACGCCACCTTGGCCACGGTCGGCGAGACCGTCCGGGCCCAGGAGGTGCGGCCGCCCGCCGTCATCGTGATCGGCGACGTCGTGAACGTCCACCGGCCCGCGGTCGAGTAG
- a CDS encoding protein kinase domain-containing protein, with amino-acid sequence MAMMRLRREDPRVVGSFRLHRRLGAGGMGVVYLGSDRRGQRVALKVIRPDLAEDQEFRSRFAREVSAARRIRGGCTARLVAADLEAERPWFATQYVPGPSLHDKVAEEGPLTAAQIAAIGAALSEGLVAVHEAGVVHRDLKPSNILLSPKGPRIIDFGIAWATGASTLTHVGTAVGSPGFLAPEQVRGAAVTPATDVFSLGATLAYAATADSPFGHGSSEVMLYRVVHEEPHLLGVPDALAPLVRACLAKDPEERPSTLQLSMRLKEIAAREAHGLGDSRPPAQRARTDRPTGRLPEYAEHAEEYGEGYANHSEQRTERRTGGTPVPGHLGAGTAQGQGTGKSQGQGPVGGPHSRPSSARGTGSRGTGSRGPGSTAGRTGGRPAPRTTGTGRRPSRPDPKLMRQRLIVFVVVTLLVALGIALAQKL; translated from the coding sequence ATGGCGATGATGCGGCTCCGGCGCGAGGACCCGCGTGTCGTCGGCTCGTTCAGGCTGCACCGGCGCCTCGGCGCCGGCGGCATGGGCGTCGTCTACCTGGGATCCGACCGGCGCGGCCAGCGCGTCGCCCTCAAGGTGATCCGGCCGGATCTGGCCGAGGACCAGGAGTTCCGCTCGCGCTTCGCCCGCGAGGTGTCCGCCGCGCGGCGGATCCGCGGCGGGTGCACCGCGCGCCTGGTCGCCGCGGACCTGGAGGCGGAGCGCCCCTGGTTCGCCACGCAGTACGTGCCCGGCCCCTCCCTGCACGACAAGGTGGCCGAGGAGGGCCCGCTGACGGCCGCGCAGATCGCCGCGATCGGCGCCGCGCTCTCCGAGGGACTGGTCGCCGTGCACGAGGCCGGGGTCGTCCACCGCGACCTCAAGCCCTCGAACATCCTTCTGTCTCCCAAGGGCCCGCGCATCATCGACTTCGGGATCGCCTGGGCCACCGGCGCGAGCACCCTCACCCATGTGGGAACGGCCGTCGGCTCCCCCGGGTTCCTGGCGCCCGAGCAGGTTCGCGGGGCCGCCGTCACCCCCGCCACCGACGTCTTCTCCCTCGGCGCCACCCTGGCCTACGCGGCCACCGCCGACTCACCCTTCGGGCACGGCAGTTCCGAGGTCATGCTGTACCGCGTGGTGCACGAGGAGCCGCACCTCCTGGGTGTCCCGGACGCGCTCGCGCCCCTCGTCCGCGCCTGCCTGGCCAAGGACCCCGAGGAACGGCCGAGCACGCTCCAGCTGTCGATGCGGCTCAAGGAGATCGCGGCCCGTGAGGCGCACGGGCTGGGCGACAGCCGCCCGCCGGCGCAGCGGGCGCGGACCGATCGGCCGACGGGGCGACTGCCCGAGTACGCCGAGCACGCCGAGGAGTACGGCGAGGGGTACGCCAACCACAGCGAGCAGCGCACGGAGCGCCGTACCGGCGGCACTCCCGTACCGGGGCACCTGGGGGCGGGCACGGCCCAGGGGCAGGGGACGGGGAAGTCCCAGGGGCAGGGACCGGTCGGCGGGCCGCACTCGCGGCCCTCGTCCGCGCGGGGCACCGGCTCGCGCGGGACCGGCTCACGGGGTCCCGGCTCCACCGCCGGGCGTACGGGCGGCCGCCCGGCTCCCCGTACGACGGGGACGGGGCGGCGACCGTCGCGGCCGGACCCGAAGCTGATGCGCCAGCGCCTGATCGTCTTCGTCGTGGTGACGTTGCTCGTGGCGCTGGGCATCGCGCTCGCCCAGAAGCTCTAG
- a CDS encoding TFIIB-type zinc ribbon-containing protein, translated as MQCPKCHAMMHTYNRNGVQIEQCSGCRGIFLDYGELEALTRLESQYTSQYGQVPPPAAPPAPAPYPQQHAAPAPAWGAPQHGGYGHGHHGHHKKGGFGRMLFSS; from the coding sequence ATGCAGTGTCCGAAGTGTCACGCGATGATGCACACCTACAACCGCAACGGTGTCCAGATAGAGCAGTGCAGCGGCTGCCGGGGCATCTTCCTCGACTACGGCGAGCTCGAGGCGCTGACCCGCCTGGAGTCCCAGTACACCTCCCAGTACGGCCAGGTCCCCCCGCCCGCCGCGCCGCCGGCCCCCGCTCCGTACCCGCAGCAGCACGCGGCCCCCGCACCCGCCTGGGGCGCCCCGCAGCACGGTGGCTACGGCCACGGTCACCACGGCCATCACAAGAAGGGCGGCTTCGGCCGGATGCTCTTCTCCTCCTGA
- a CDS encoding aminotransferase class IV, whose amino-acid sequence MRIWLDGALRDADDAKVSVFDHGLTVGDGVFETLKAEHGGTFALTGHLERLTRSARGLGLPDPDLDEVRRACAAVLAANPLPLGRLRITYTGGLSPLGSDRGEAGPTLIVALAGATRRPDTTAVVTVPWVRNERSAVVGLKTTSYAENVVALAAAHRKGASEALFANTVGRLCEGTGSNVFVVLDGQLHTPPLGSGCLGGITRALVAEWCGAKETDLPLEALARAEEVFLTSSLRDVQAVVRIDGRELGSAPGPVTAEAMRTFDARSAEDPDPRS is encoded by the coding sequence GTGAGGATCTGGCTCGACGGAGCACTGCGGGACGCCGACGACGCGAAGGTGTCCGTGTTCGACCACGGCCTGACCGTCGGCGACGGGGTCTTCGAGACGCTCAAGGCGGAGCACGGCGGCACCTTCGCGCTCACCGGGCACCTGGAGCGGCTGACCCGCTCCGCCCGCGGCCTGGGCCTGCCGGACCCCGACCTGGACGAGGTGCGCCGCGCCTGCGCCGCCGTACTGGCGGCCAACCCGCTGCCGCTCGGCCGGCTGCGCATCACCTACACCGGGGGTCTCTCCCCGCTCGGCTCCGACCGCGGCGAGGCCGGCCCGACGCTGATCGTCGCCCTCGCCGGGGCCACCCGCCGCCCGGACACCACCGCCGTCGTCACCGTGCCGTGGGTGCGCAACGAGCGCTCCGCCGTGGTGGGCCTGAAGACCACCTCGTACGCCGAGAACGTGGTCGCGCTCGCCGCCGCCCACCGGAAGGGCGCCTCCGAGGCCCTCTTCGCCAACACCGTCGGGCGGCTCTGCGAGGGCACCGGCTCCAATGTGTTCGTCGTCCTGGACGGGCAGCTGCACACCCCGCCGCTGGGCTCCGGCTGCCTCGGCGGCATCACCCGCGCCCTGGTCGCCGAATGGTGCGGGGCCAAGGAGACCGACCTGCCCCTCGAGGCGCTGGCGCGGGCCGAGGAAGTCTTCCTGACCTCCTCGCTGCGCGATGTCCAGGCCGTCGTACGGATCGACGGGCGCGAGCTGGGCTCAGCCCCCGGCCCCGTCACGGCCGAGGCCATGCGGACCTTCGACGCCCGCTCCGCCGAGGACCCCGACCCGCGGTCCTGA
- a CDS encoding GNAT family N-acetyltransferase, with protein MTTTLRPSGPLQQSIGGARSRPYEIRVNSRRVGALLLAADTPFGPTVAEIRDLAVDEPDRRRGRATVAALAAEEVLRGWGCRRVRVSVPAGSAGGLRLAGSLGYAEYSRNMAKELPAGPPALSDGVTGRPMTEAEFAAWLAAALEGYARSWISRGMPAEAARTKSVNDHASMLPRGLATEGVSLSVLEAAGVPVGTVWVAPNGEDSYVFDVAVAEEHRGRGYGRDLMLLAEGTALAAGHRVLALHVFTDNVPALRLYESLGYRTTNFNYAKDLI; from the coding sequence ATGACCACCACCCTGCGGCCGAGCGGGCCGCTTCAGCAGAGCATCGGCGGGGCGCGCTCGCGCCCGTACGAGATCCGCGTCAACAGCAGGCGCGTCGGAGCCCTGCTGCTCGCCGCCGACACCCCCTTCGGGCCGACGGTCGCGGAGATCCGCGACCTCGCCGTGGACGAGCCCGACCGGCGCCGCGGACGCGCCACGGTCGCCGCGCTCGCCGCCGAGGAAGTGCTCCGGGGCTGGGGCTGCCGGCGGGTCCGCGTCTCGGTCCCGGCCGGATCGGCGGGCGGCCTACGGCTGGCCGGCTCCCTCGGGTACGCCGAGTACAGCCGCAACATGGCCAAGGAGCTCCCGGCCGGGCCGCCCGCCCTGTCCGACGGGGTCACCGGCCGCCCGATGACGGAGGCCGAGTTCGCGGCCTGGCTCGCCGCCGCGCTGGAGGGCTACGCGCGGAGCTGGATCAGCCGTGGCATGCCGGCCGAAGCCGCGCGAACGAAGTCCGTGAACGACCACGCGTCCATGCTTCCCCGGGGGCTGGCCACGGAGGGTGTCAGCCTCTCCGTGCTGGAGGCGGCCGGGGTGCCCGTCGGCACGGTGTGGGTCGCGCCGAACGGGGAGGATTCGTACGTCTTCGACGTCGCGGTGGCCGAGGAGCACCGCGGCCGCGGCTACGGCCGGGACCTGATGCTCCTCGCGGAAGGCACCGCCCTCGCCGCCGGCCACCGGGTGCTGGCGCTGCACGTCTTCACCGACAACGTCCCGGCCCTGCGGCTCTACGAGTCCCTCGGCTACCGGACCACGAACTTCAACTACGCCAAGGACCTGATCTAG
- a CDS encoding chorismate-binding protein, translating to MHDLPPLARFGGLLATDLRDVTSDPAALDSTGFWAVTADFEGRLVCARFGDVRPDPVPAPVPGAWRGPDADEWTSSLGRDAYIAGVRRIREHIEAGEVYQANLCRVMSAPLPDPAGADVDALTALLARGNPAPYAGTIRLPAHGVEVATASPELYLRRTGRRVESGPIKGTGRTAADLLPKDHAENVMIVDLVRNDLGRVCATGSVTVPELCALEEHPGLVHLVSTVAGELADGAGWPELFAATFPPGSVTGAPKSSALRIIEALETAPRGPYCGGIGWVDADRGTAELAVGIRTFWIDREVPGGARLLFGTGAGITWGSDPDREWAETELKAARLLRVASGVGGPGPAGPDPAGTDGYDSGRTVR from the coding sequence GTGCACGACCTGCCTCCCCTCGCCCGCTTCGGCGGCCTTCTCGCGACCGATCTCCGGGATGTCACCAGTGATCCCGCCGCCCTGGACTCCACCGGCTTCTGGGCGGTGACCGCCGACTTCGAAGGCCGGCTCGTCTGCGCGCGCTTCGGGGACGTACGCCCCGACCCGGTACCCGCACCCGTCCCCGGTGCCTGGCGCGGCCCCGACGCCGACGAGTGGACCTCCTCGCTCGGCCGTGACGCGTACATCGCGGGCGTGCGCCGCATCCGCGAGCACATCGAGGCGGGCGAGGTCTACCAGGCCAACCTCTGCCGCGTGATGTCCGCGCCGCTCCCCGATCCGGCGGGAGCCGACGTGGACGCCCTGACCGCGCTGCTCGCGCGCGGCAACCCGGCCCCGTATGCAGGAACGATTCGGCTGCCGGCCCACGGTGTCGAGGTGGCCACCGCGTCCCCCGAGCTCTACCTGCGCCGCACCGGCCGCCGCGTCGAATCCGGCCCGATCAAGGGCACCGGCCGCACCGCCGCCGACCTGCTGCCCAAGGACCACGCCGAGAACGTGATGATCGTGGACCTCGTCCGCAACGACCTCGGCCGGGTCTGCGCCACCGGCTCCGTCACCGTCCCCGAGCTGTGCGCGCTCGAGGAGCACCCGGGCCTCGTGCACCTCGTCTCCACCGTCGCCGGTGAGCTCGCCGACGGCGCCGGCTGGCCCGAGCTGTTCGCGGCCACCTTCCCGCCAGGCTCCGTCACCGGCGCCCCCAAGTCCTCCGCCCTGCGGATCATCGAAGCCCTGGAGACCGCCCCGCGCGGCCCCTACTGCGGCGGCATCGGCTGGGTCGACGCCGACCGCGGCACCGCGGAGCTCGCCGTCGGCATCCGGACCTTCTGGATCGACCGGGAGGTCCCCGGTGGCGCCCGGCTGCTCTTCGGCACCGGAGCCGGGATCACCTGGGGATCCGACCCCGACCGCGAGTGGGCGGAGACGGAACTGAAGGCAGCCCGCCTGCTGCGGGTAGCGTCAGGGGTCGGCGGTCCGGGCCCGGCGGGACCGGACCCGGCCGGAACGGACGGATACGACAGCGGGAGGACCGTACGGTGA
- a CDS encoding phosphotransferase family protein: MSAAALAAYAGASTGAQPYVLLADRDDGTVVRCGDTVAKAHAPDSDPDALAVRIRIAGDGALAGVLLPPLRTGLGLVGGRAVSLWPYGAPVAPDRPEDAPWEAVAELLAALHRTPLHVLPAPVPPMRGPAKLARALHRLAAAHPPAPGAPAHAPLAGGPAAVQAPAGGAPGSGSGSGAHPDPGAGCDRQADPDDASALARLVRAAARTLPGWARGEGPQPPGGALCHGDLHLGQLVRGPAGHWRLIDVDDLGLGTPAWDLARPAAWYAAGLLDTETWLRFLDAYRSAGGPAAGPPGSDPWPELDLAARALTVQTAALALAKADRERRRLDGVERLMVDACVRIASLPTDLERRAPS; this comes from the coding sequence GTGAGCGCGGCCGCGCTCGCCGCGTACGCGGGCGCGAGCACCGGCGCGCAGCCGTACGTGCTCCTCGCGGACCGCGACGACGGCACTGTCGTCCGCTGCGGGGACACGGTGGCGAAGGCACACGCTCCGGACAGCGACCCCGACGCCCTGGCGGTACGGATCCGCATCGCCGGGGACGGCGCGCTGGCCGGGGTGCTGCTGCCCCCGCTGCGGACCGGACTCGGCCTGGTCGGGGGCCGGGCCGTCTCCCTCTGGCCCTACGGGGCTCCGGTCGCCCCCGACCGTCCCGAGGACGCGCCCTGGGAGGCCGTCGCCGAGCTCCTGGCGGCTCTGCACCGCACCCCGCTCCATGTCCTGCCGGCCCCGGTCCCCCCGATGCGAGGCCCCGCCAAGCTCGCCCGCGCCCTCCACCGCCTCGCCGCGGCGCACCCGCCCGCCCCCGGGGCTCCCGCGCACGCTCCCCTGGCCGGGGGGCCCGCCGCCGTGCAGGCCCCGGCCGGCGGCGCTCCCGGCTCCGGCTCCGGCTCTGGCGCCCATCCGGATCCCGGCGCCGGATGCGACCGCCAGGCCGACCCCGACGACGCCTCCGCGCTGGCGCGGCTCGTACGGGCCGCCGCGAGGACCCTCCCCGGATGGGCCCGGGGGGAGGGTCCGCAGCCGCCCGGCGGGGCGCTCTGCCACGGCGACCTGCACCTGGGGCAGCTCGTGCGGGGCCCGGCCGGGCACTGGCGGCTCATCGACGTCGACGACCTGGGGCTGGGCACGCCCGCCTGGGACCTCGCCCGGCCCGCGGCCTGGTACGCCGCCGGGCTGCTCGACACGGAGACCTGGCTGCGCTTCCTCGACGCCTACCGGTCCGCCGGCGGCCCGGCGGCCGGTCCGCCGGGCAGTGATCCCTGGCCGGAACTCGATCTCGCGGCCCGTGCGCTCACCGTCCAGACGGCCGCGCTGGCCCTCGCCAAGGCGGACCGCGAGCGACGCCGACTCGACGGGGTGGAGCGGCTGATGGTGGACGCCTGTGTCCGAATTGCCTCCCTCCCGACCGACTTGGAGCGGCGGGCTCCGTCGTAG
- a CDS encoding TrmH family RNA methyltransferase has protein sequence MADLITVEDPDDPRLRDYTGLTDVELRRRREPAEGLFIAEGEKVIRRAKDAGYEMRSMLLSAKWVDVMRDVIDELPAPVYAVSPELAERVTGYHVHRGALASMQRKPLPTAEELLATTRRVVIMEAVNDHTNIGAIFRSAAALGMDAVLLSPDCADPLYRRSVKVSMGAVFSVPYARLEAWPKGLDSVREAGFKLLALTPHQKASPIDEAAPQALERVALMLGAEGDGLSTQALVAADEWVRIPMAHGVDSLNVGAAAAVAFYAVASGRP, from the coding sequence GTGGCTGATCTCATCACCGTCGAAGACCCCGACGACCCGCGCCTGCGCGACTACACGGGCCTGACCGACGTCGAACTCCGGCGCAGGCGCGAGCCCGCGGAAGGTCTCTTCATCGCCGAGGGCGAGAAGGTGATCAGACGCGCCAAGGACGCCGGGTACGAGATGCGCTCGATGCTGCTCTCGGCCAAGTGGGTCGACGTCATGCGCGATGTCATCGACGAGCTCCCGGCCCCGGTCTACGCCGTGAGCCCGGAGCTCGCCGAGCGCGTCACCGGCTACCACGTGCACCGCGGCGCCCTCGCCTCCATGCAGCGCAAGCCGCTGCCCACGGCCGAGGAACTGCTCGCCACCACCCGGCGCGTGGTCATCATGGAAGCGGTGAACGACCACACCAACATCGGCGCCATCTTCCGCAGCGCGGCCGCCCTCGGCATGGACGCGGTGCTGCTCTCGCCGGACTGCGCGGACCCGCTGTACCGGCGTTCCGTGAAGGTCTCCATGGGCGCGGTGTTCTCCGTTCCCTACGCCCGTCTGGAAGCCTGGCCCAAGGGCCTGGACTCGGTCCGCGAAGCGGGCTTCAAGCTGCTCGCCCTGACCCCGCACCAGAAGGCCTCGCCGATCGACGAGGCCGCCCCACAGGCACTGGAGCGGGTCGCGCTGATGCTCGGCGCGGAGGGGGACGGGCTGTCGACCCAGGCTCTGGTCGCGGCCGACGAGTGGGTGCGGATCCCCATGGCGCACGGCGTGGACTCGCTGAACGTGGGCGCGGCCGCGGCCGTCGCCTTCTACGCGGTGGCGAGCGGCCGGCCGTAG